In the genome of Enterococcus hirae ATCC 9790, one region contains:
- the ispE gene encoding 4-(cytidine 5'-diphospho)-2-C-methyl-D-erythritol kinase, with the protein MELIEKAPAKINLGLDVLYKRPDEYHELEMVMSSVDLADHLFFEEIPEDRIIVETNKAFLPVDQRNNVYQAATLLKNKYHIKKGVKIFVKKNIPVAAGLGGGSTDCAAALRGINQLWNLGCSLEELAEIGLEVGTDVPYCVYGNTAFVGGKGEVVQVLPSMPQCWVILVKPKMSVSTRTVFKEVDAQKIQHQNIPRLVEAIQQQDYHTMIQYMGNSLEDVTGKRHPIIHQIKERMLKYGADAALMSGSGPTVFALCQHYSRAQRVYNGLKGFCDEVYLVRTL; encoded by the coding sequence ATGGAACTGATAGAAAAAGCACCAGCTAAGATCAATTTGGGATTAGATGTCTTGTACAAGCGTCCCGATGAGTATCACGAGCTGGAAATGGTAATGTCGAGTGTAGATTTAGCAGATCACTTATTCTTTGAAGAGATACCTGAGGATCGAATCATCGTAGAAACGAATAAGGCATTTTTGCCAGTAGATCAACGAAATAACGTTTATCAAGCAGCAACATTGCTTAAGAATAAGTATCATATCAAAAAAGGCGTAAAAATATTTGTGAAAAAAAATATTCCAGTTGCAGCTGGACTGGGTGGGGGCAGCACAGATTGTGCAGCTGCACTGAGAGGGATCAATCAACTATGGAATCTCGGTTGTTCTCTGGAAGAATTAGCTGAGATTGGTTTGGAAGTTGGTACGGATGTGCCTTATTGTGTTTATGGTAATACTGCGTTTGTTGGCGGCAAAGGAGAAGTGGTCCAAGTTCTCCCTTCAATGCCTCAGTGTTGGGTAATCTTGGTGAAACCTAAAATGAGTGTTTCGACTAGGACCGTCTTCAAAGAAGTAGATGCGCAAAAAATCCAGCATCAGAACATTCCTAGACTAGTGGAGGCAATCCAGCAACAAGATTACCATACGATGATTCAATACATGGGAAATAGTTTAGAAGATGTTACCGGCAAACGTCATCCAATTATCCATCAAATCAAAGAACGCATGTTAAAGTATGGGGCAGATGCCGCTTTGATGAGCGGAAGCGGACCGACAGTCTTTGCCTTATGTCAACATTATTCAAGAGCACAAAGAGTCTATAACGGGCTGAAAGGTTTCTGTGATGAAGTATATTTAGTACGCACGTTGTAA
- a CDS encoding metal ABC transporter substrate-binding protein gives MKKYMIGLTLAVGMFLLAACGGTNQKDSKKNELTIVTTFYPMYEFTKEVVGNEGNVKLLIPSGTEPHDFEPSAKQQAEIADADVFVYNSPDMEFFVDSLKDSVDTNKTLMIEAAKGIDRLKSAEEDHDHDHEHEEASSESHSHEYDPHIWLDPVLAIKEVKTIASELGKKYPDKKATFDKNADAYIKKLENLNQKYTDALKDAKNRTFVTQHAAFAYLANQYDLHQQAIAGVTPDQEPTPSRLAELKDFVNKNKIKVIYFEENASSKVAETLSKETGVKLEVLNPLESLTSEQIKAGENYISVMEENLKALKESIN, from the coding sequence ATGAAAAAATATATGATTGGTTTAACACTAGCTGTAGGGATGTTTTTATTAGCGGCTTGTGGTGGTACGAACCAAAAGGATTCAAAGAAAAATGAGTTAACGATTGTTACGACCTTTTATCCGATGTATGAATTTACGAAAGAAGTAGTTGGAAATGAAGGAAACGTCAAGTTGTTGATCCCATCTGGGACTGAACCGCATGATTTTGAACCTAGTGCAAAACAACAAGCAGAAATCGCTGATGCGGATGTGTTTGTTTATAATAGTCCAGATATGGAATTTTTTGTTGATTCATTGAAAGATTCTGTCGATACGAATAAAACATTGATGATTGAAGCAGCTAAAGGAATTGATCGTCTGAAATCAGCAGAAGAAGACCATGACCATGATCATGAACATGAAGAAGCTTCTTCTGAAAGTCATTCGCATGAGTATGATCCACATATTTGGTTAGATCCTGTGTTAGCAATCAAAGAGGTCAAAACAATTGCTTCAGAGCTTGGGAAAAAGTATCCTGATAAAAAGGCAACTTTTGATAAAAATGCGGATGCTTATATCAAAAAATTAGAAAACCTGAACCAAAAATATACGGATGCACTCAAAGATGCCAAAAACCGCACGTTTGTGACGCAACATGCCGCATTTGCGTATTTAGCGAATCAGTATGATTTACACCAACAAGCGATTGCAGGGGTAACGCCTGATCAAGAACCCACACCAAGCCGCTTAGCTGAACTAAAAGATTTTGTGAACAAAAATAAGATTAAAGTGATTTATTTTGAAGAAAATGCGTCATCCAAAGTGGCAGAAACATTGTCGAAAGAAACGGGTGTTAAATTAGAAGTATTGAATCCATTAGAGAGTTTGACAAGTGAACAAATCAAAGCGGGTGAAAATTATATTTCGGTAATGGAAGAGAACTTAAAAGCGTTAAAAGAAAGTATTAATTAA
- a CDS encoding metal ABC transporter ATP-binding protein — protein MHYIEISDLTFYYDEEPVLEDVSYHVDAGEFVILTGENGAAKSTLIKASLGLLKPSKGTVKIAPKNQEGQKLSIGYIPQQVASFNAGFPSTVLELVRSGRYPRGRWFKRLSEKDHQHVKRALESVGMWEMRHRRIGELSGGQKQRISLARIFATDPDLFILDEPTTGMDEESRNEFYRLLRHSAHEHGKAILMITHDHEDIKQYADRQIRLVRKEDSPWRCFHMNS, from the coding sequence GTGCATTATATCGAAATATCCGATTTGACTTTTTATTATGATGAAGAACCTGTATTAGAAGATGTGTCTTATCACGTTGATGCAGGAGAGTTCGTTATTCTAACAGGAGAAAACGGTGCAGCAAAATCAACATTGATCAAAGCTTCCTTAGGCTTGTTAAAACCTTCTAAGGGAACAGTGAAAATCGCCCCAAAAAATCAAGAAGGACAAAAATTAAGTATTGGTTACATTCCCCAACAAGTGGCATCTTTTAATGCTGGCTTTCCAAGTACAGTCTTAGAATTGGTTCGTTCCGGTCGCTATCCGAGAGGACGTTGGTTCAAACGGCTTTCTGAAAAAGATCATCAGCATGTTAAACGAGCTTTAGAATCTGTTGGAATGTGGGAGATGCGTCATCGACGGATCGGAGAATTATCCGGTGGACAGAAACAACGGATTAGCTTAGCCCGTATTTTTGCGACTGACCCAGATTTATTTATATTGGATGAACCGACAACGGGAATGGATGAAGAATCTCGTAATGAATTTTATCGACTATTGCGTCATAGTGCCCATGAACATGGCAAGGCAATTTTGATGATTACTCATGATCATGAGGATATCAAGCAATATGCGGATCGACAAATTCGTTTGGTAAGAAAGGAGGATTC